In the Pogona vitticeps strain Pit_001003342236 chromosome 2, PviZW2.1, whole genome shotgun sequence genome, GTAACGGCTGTGGAAGGTGCAGCCCCAAAACAGCTGAAGAGCTAAAGTTTCCCTACTCCTGGCCAAGGAGTTACAAAACTAGTCCCTCTCTCCTAACCTGATGAGGGAGATTGGGGCATCCTACAGATCAGGCTCTGATCACACTCACATGAACATTTTTGCCTCAGGTCACATTGCCCTTGCAGGTGAGCTACTCATAGATGCATAGGCAACCTTTcccaaaactgttttaaaaaactttctttgCAAAGACAGGAGCCAAATAGCATTTCTACCGACCTGACTGTAGCACAGGCTGAAACTGGCCAGACATGCAGATTTCCTCCTGCTTCTGGCGCACAACACGCTGGATGGCTGGGGGAAGACCTCGGGGATTGCGGGAGAAAATAAGGGCATAGCCGTCATCGCACGAGCCATCCTCTTTCAGACTGCGGCAGGCGTAGGTGATGGCATAGTTATCATAGTCTGTGTCAATCACCCAGTAGTTGTCACCTGAAATCATATCAAGGGCCCAAGTGAAGCGAAAAGGTCTGACATCAGCTATTGTGTGTTTTCCCTCCATATGACTAGAGGAGAGAGCCCGGGCAGTTTCATTTCTGAACATCTCAGTATGTCTGCACATACTGTCCCCTGCTCTGCCTGTTCAGACATTCCATCAGGACAAGCAAATAATTATGTAGGAGCTGGTTAAGTCatacaagaaagaaaggaaaagcagcatGCATGTGTCTGATTAAAAGCTTTCCTTCCGTGAAAGTTGGGaaggggaagagtgaggaagattAATACACAGGGGAGAGAACAGGAGAGGCCACAGAAGGACATGACCCAACCAGCATCCTTCTTGTCAAGATGGCAGCCACATGCTGGGTTTATTCTAGGGCTGcactgccaaaagaaaaaaaaggagggaaaccCCAGCAAATATCACCTCCCTGTTGCTCACCCTTCATTAAATTATATAGTCTCCAACCTAGCAAAGTCTCCTGGCCTCTGAAACAGAAACACTTAACTTTCTCCATGGGCAGTGAAAATGAACTATTTGATACCATTTCATGATATCCGAAACCACTCACCTAAAACAGCTGCTTCACTCTGTCATAGGTCTGCCCATTTCTCTTCCCACATGACCTGAGTTTTCTGACCTTATTATGACATGGCCTTTTCCAGCTATGGGCCCCCCTGATTTGGGAGAGCCCCCCCAAGAGATATCCAACCCCATTGGCCAGTCTCATTCTTTATATGCCTCTGTAATGTTTCTTGTTCTTAGCACTCTAATTCTCGTGAACCCTGTGCTGACaattttgctttgtgtgtgtgtgtctctgtgtgtgtgtgtgtgtgtgaattctgATTGCTTTTTCATCTCTGTTGTTATCTAACTTTACTATTTTCTAGTCAAGTTGGCTAACATGAatacaatataaaaaaataaataaatctgcatgaGTTTCAATTTCACTGCTGGGATCTTTTCACTGCCTACGCCATTAAGATATTGTCAGGAAGGTCTCCAGGCCTGCCCAAACCCCACAATCAGTGGTTGTTGAGCATTGTTCCAGAAATGCATCGCTCTGCCATTCCCAGGTTTCAGAGGACGCACTCTGTACCCTTCTCTTAACTTTCTGATTTCTGATATCTCACTCACCTCCACTTGACAAGTAGCTCGCCAGGCCTTGGTAATTCATGAACATTTTTGCTGGGGTGGTGGGGTCAGGCACTGAATATTGGGCAGCCATGTCAGCACAGATCACCCAGAATCTGAAACAGGAAAGCAGCAACATGGATTTCAATACGagtggatctttttttttctttttttttctttttgccctgtGCAAGATTCCCCTACAGGTGGTTGTAATATAAGTTTTATTTGTCACTGTGGAACAAAACCTCCAGCCCATTCTACCATGTAAAGGCAACTTTTCCTTGTATTGCCCTCCTCAGTGAACCCAGTCTATAGTCTTCTCGACTCTTAATTTGTAGGAAGATCATGAGCATAGGGGAAGAGCCCCCTCTCTTGTCCCATTAATTCTTGAAGGATTATAGCAGGATTGGGATCCAGAAGTCCAAGGTCCTAATCCCACTGAATGAGTGGGaacctcccccctcccacaaTGCACTTGGACGGGCTGGCTTACTAGATTATGAAGTATAAGAAgtcaaattcaatctaaataaacaaattatattggcagaagaagaagaagtcatgCACACAGCCATCAAGAGACAGAAGGCCTCCATAAGAACAGTGCCTGAAGGCAAACCGGGGCTCCATTTAAGCCAGAGTATCAGGCCAACTAACACTGCAGAAAGACAATGTGCGTGACTGTTAAACCCTGCTATAGAGCACTGTTAGATACAGGTATTATCAAGGCACTGAATGTTCATACGTATAAAAGGTTCTCTGTGCAGTTTCATAACTAGGATCTCCAGGAGAGTAAGCTATGTATATTGTCCTGCAAGCATGATTGACAATTAAACATGGCTAAGTTTTAATAGAGATTAGCTTTTTCAACTTCCAGGCTTGGGTTGGTTTGTTGTTTTACAGAATAATGTTTGGCTCTTTTCTGGTACAGCCCATCAAACATCCTACCTTGTGGTTCCTTTCACTGTTCGTTTGCTGAGCCCAATTGCATATAAAAAAAGTGACTGATCTTCATTTGTTAGGATCCCTGAGCTTGACAAATGGGCCTAAACATGGCCAATCAGTTTCTCTGTCCAGGCTTTCACAACTGGCAGCTGAAAGTGTGGCCTGGGTTGACTGGAAAACTTTGTGGTGAGGAGAATGTGAAGAGGACATTAGTTCTCTAGGgaatttttttgtcttgttttttgtgGAAGTATCAAAGCCCCCGCCTGCCCAGCAACCAAGGCATTCATCAGATTTTCAATAAAAGGCaatggagagaggggaaaaatctgAGGTGAAATGTCCAATAAACTGCCCCACCTCCTTTACTCCTGCCTTCTCTCCACTTTTAGCATTGGGTGCTGGGTCCTGTTCACATCTAATTCTTTTCCTGCTCTTCAGCACTGATGATGTTTTATAAATACATATAAGCATCTTCCTGAGGGGATGCCAGCCAGAGATCACATAGCTGGTCATTATACAACATCATCAAAAGTGGAGCAGGGATTCATTAGCTTCGTTCAAAACAGGCTTTAGTGTAAAGCTTGGCAGATTttgcagtattatttatttaaaatatttttatcccacctttctccttaaaaagaacccaaggcagcttacatctttaaaaaataattaaagaagtattatgttaaaaatagtaataaaatcaatactttaaaaaaaaacagagcacaacaatccagttAAAAAGCCCTCTCAGACCAGTCTCATAATATCACACACCAAACATTTTCCATCCTCACTCTTACAATCTTGTGACTTACCCAAAAAGCTTAACTCTGCCTTTAGAAGATGCAATCATGGTGCCATCATCTTCTATGGTATATTCGGCTGAGATGTTATCCTGTAGAAACAGCCCTTCTGGGTCTTTCTTAGCCAGTGCATACCATTTACCTGCATACTAAAATGCAAATGACATATTAAGGATCACATGAAGGAGATCCATTGCATGTCAACCAGTTAATTTATTAACTGAGGCAAGGAGGAACTAAGCTAGCCACCTGATGACTGCCTATAATTTAAAGAAAGCAGATTTCGACAATTTAAATCCAGACTTTAAAGAACTGAGTATTTATTGAAATATGGAACCTAGAACTGATTCCTGGAAtcctgccaaagaactgatgcagCATGGTTGAAACCCTGTTCTGCAACTTTATAAATAAAAGTTCTCCTGGTGTTATATTTGGAGGCCTGAAATTGTCCTACTGCTGCCTCAGAGGGTAGGACTACATTTTTATGAGCTTCAGTGGGAGAAAGATAGATCTCCGGTGGCCATTAGGAGAATCTTCTTGATCACAAGGGCAGCTTGTTGATGAGTtcaggtattggggggggggggaggaaggtgttGTGCTTTTCTGGATGTCTAAAAGAAAAGGCTGGAGAGCCATTTTTTGGGAATGCTCCAACCAACTCTGTACACTATTTCCTTCACTAAAGGGACAAAATAAGTTCTAAAAGCCCCCATGCCCTCATGTTTCTATGATTTTAGTATCAATTCTTCCACACACTACCAGTAACAGTGTGCAACTGGCCACCTCAGAGCAGCTCCTTTACCCTGCATATAACACATAATACATCTAGTGCCCCAAACAAGTGTGGACCAACTGAAAGAcgagatatgtatgtatgtgtggacAGCTTGTGACTGAGATAGTGGGGTGCCTCTCTGAAATACTAGGGTGAAGTGCTCCCTCTTTTCTGGTCCATGAGCCTTCCCAAATGTaaccaagaaacaaacaaacaatgaatgCAGGGTTGTAAGCAAGTTCCCAGAAAGTGCTTTGACTGTAGAAGCAGAGAGATGGAAGTTCACACAGACTGAAAAACACCCCGTTATGTCCAATAGATTAAAAGGAATATCTCAGCCTGCTCTTAGTATTTACACTTGTGCAAATCTTCTGCTTCAACCCAGCCCTCTTATGTCCTTTGCATTAGGAAGTGTTGATAGTTACCCTCTTGGGGTCAAAGTCAGCCTTCACCGAGAATGATTCCACAGCACAGGAGGGCTGCGCTGAACAATAATCAAGGATGGAGATCAACGTCACCAGGAATGTATACTGCGTGTACTTCATCCTGTAAAGTAACACAATTTCAGCCTTTATTAGAAGCTCGTAGTGTTTTCATTCTCCGCTATTATAGCTGGGTAGTGATTCAAGATAGTCGCCCAAGTATTAGCAGAGCTAAAGACATCTCAGCATAATTGGCCTGCTGTGACTCCCAGCTTCTTCAATGCTGGGCccaagaagcagagcagcaaataTCTTCTTCCCTCTCTACCCAACAACCCACCCAAATTATGGTGCAACATATCCAAAGACAGCCATATTATTTTGGCCAGCTAGGCAGAAATTCCAAAAGCACTTCTTCCCATTCATGGCAGTAAAAAACGCAACAAAAATGAAGCAAGtcacaatttgctgccttttcacgATATCCAGCATTTGGCATCGGGGAGTTGGCTGCCCCCTCCCTTGGGCCCTGACTATCCACAATAAAACATATCTCTTTTCATGCAAAATATCCCAGTTACTGTcaagggggaaagggaataaTGTTGCTGAAACTGTCACTCGTGTCCAAAAGAGAACTTAGCAACAGAACAGCATGAATATCCATATTCTGACTGATTGCTCAACACTTGCgtgtatgttctgtgctgtcaagttgaaactgacttatagcaaccctagtaaggctttcaagtgagatatttaaggagtggttttatcagttttactcctccagtgagtttctgtggccaagtgtggatttgaactctgttctctagagtcctagtccatcactctatccattacacctcACTGAGAATCCTACTCAACACTTGGGTTTCCATGAATCtttgtaatgcaaaaaaaaaaaaagatgcagatttgaatgaaaaagaaaggcagCTATCTTGGCTGTAAGGAAAATGCAGAGAGTAATATTAATATAGCATCTTCCTTAGACTAAGGAAAAGGGCACAACATGTGTGTATCTGAAGTAACTCTTGTTCTGCTAACTTTTGGTTTGCTTATATTTGTTTATAAAGCAACTATTTGGCAAGGAGGAAAGACTATGGAGCAGACCCTTCCTCCCACTGTGTTTACTAGGAGGCAACTAACTTGGCCTGGTTCCAGGGCGGGTGCAGTTGAGGACCACTTCAGAGGGCATGCTGGGGAAGCAAGGATGTTACGATAATGACGATTACAGAGGGTTAAAATAACCAGACGTTTAAAGCAAATTGACTGCTGTAATCCAAATAATAAACCAGTAAGCACTTGGCGAGGGTGTAAAATCCAGCCTTCTCCCTTGGAATCCTAATCTAAAGGATTTGTGTGACATCACTGACAGCTAATTTATACTGTCAGTGAGGGGGAAGATGGACTTTACTTCTTCAGGCTTCAGGAGCACGGCCAGTTCTACCACTGGGCAGAGGTGGGTGCTGGCGGACAAAAATGGCATCCCTCGCTGTTTCCCCTGAGCTTCAAGCCATGGCCCTCTCTTCCTAAAGAGGTCTTTGTTCGCCTCCTCTACTGCCTCTAGCCTGCTGCCCTTGTGGAGGAAAATGCTCCACTACCAGTGTGTGGAAGGCAAAGCAGGGCTCCATTTAAGCCAGAGTATCAGGCCAACTAACACTGCAGAAAGACAATGTGCATGACTGTTAAACCCTGCTATAGAGCACTGTTAGATACAGGTATTATCAAGGCACTGAATGTTCATACATATAAAAGGTTCTCCGTGCAGTTTCATAACTAGGATCTCCAGGAGAGTAAACTATGTATATTGTCCTGCAAGCATGATTGACAATTAAACATGGCTAAATTTTAATAGAGATTAGCTTTTTCAACTTCCAGGcttgggttggtttgttttttacagAAAATACCCAGTGATTCAGTGATTCGTCTAATCAGTTTTTTCTCCTGACCTGGAGCAGGTCACTCTcttttcctcaggcagcaaaatgtctacTTACTGCCTCATCTGTGAAATGACCATTCTTCAGATGTTACCACCAGAAACGTGGAAACCACAGTGTTTCAGAAACTCCACACCTGACAGGCTTAAGTTGTCAGAAGACAAATGTCTTTTCCTCAACATTTAAGCATAGGCTCCAGGATATCCCCTCGTCCTAATTTTGTGGAAGAAAGTACCTCTATCTGCCCCCTGTTCAACAGGTAGAACACTTCTAACATTACATCCTTATTTCTCATGCCAGCTGTTGCATTAAAAATTGACCAAAATTGACTGAAACATTGCAGAATTTTCCATCTGAATAACTCAAGCATTTTAGCGGACAAAAGCCACCAAGATATTTCAACAATACAAGAAGAGAGGAAGATGGAATAGCATCATCTATTGCTGTTGAAAGACCTACCTGATGGATTGGGAAAACTCCTGGAATTTATTCCGTATGATTTATCCTTGTTGTTCGGAAGAAgtcttggctatgagcagctctcCACTGACTGCCTTTAAATAAGGCACCAGGAAAGGCCTTAATTGGCTATTTGCTCCCTAGACCTGAGTAAGATGCTTAGCTTTGGATAATCCATTATGTAAAAACCATCACCAGTAATCCTCGCACTGGACCCTCGATCTGCTGTTATCAAACACATATGGCTTTTTATGTAATCGAAGACAacatctcagccagcacagctgacaTAAGAAAAGCACCTTGGCTACATATCTGGACCCCTTTGTGGCACCTCCCTGTGTTCTCTGCAGCACGTGGCCTGCCAATTTAGAAACTCATGCATCCTAAGGAGGGAGGAACTGTGGTCAGAGTGTGCACGGGAAGGTCACACCCTTTAATGGCTGATGACCCTCTTCTTGCTTGCCATCACCAAAAACCATATTAGATCCCTAATATTAAATCAACACAAGAAAAACTATATCTGATAGGTTCAAAATACTGGGTATCTAGATAGAATCCTGGCTAGAACCAGACCTGTTTCCCTCTAACCGTTTAATTAGATTATATGTTTTCTTGCTATCGCTTATGCTTTGCTGTGGAAAATTATTAAGATTTCATGTGTTCCTTGcatgaactcccctctgcttgctGAGTGAGTGAGATGTCATGCTGCTTCTCACTGTTCTGTTGTAATTTTGATCCGTTTTGACCATCACCTTCTCTCTGACCAAGACATTTAGCTGCAAGGGGCTAAGGATGGGTATCAATTGTGTGTTTcattagcttttttaaaatcagaatttagCAACATTCTCAAAAGCTGCAAATGGGGAAAACGGAATCTgactagagatgtgcatgaactCAACGACAAACCAGAAAAAAGCACTAACTGGTTCAGTTCATGGATCCTGTTTTGCCGAAATGAGCATTGTTCCCTCTGCCcttcattttgcttcaacaaAATGGGATGCCTGCCCCTGCCCTTATTGCCTCCCCACCTTGTCTTGAAGTCCCATGGCACGAGCCTAAACAACAAACCACAAACTGTTTCATTTTTGGGGAgtttgggctggtttgtggttcatgggtagccacgaaccacgAACCAACATGAACTACTGGTTTTTCGATGTGTGCTCATCTCTACATTTGATGTATTTGCCTCAAATGTGGGGGAGAatttcttttcacttttaaaactatcagaattttaaaaaatttaaaatatcataTGAGgataataaaggaagaagaataaagacagaggaagaaTAGGATTACTGtaagaggtcccgactatggtggtggggaacacatgTCAATTGTATTTAGGTTTATGtattttaggtttatgtttatgttgtagtttaagaattttttttaaaaaaaatcagaatttaccGATGTGTAAAATTTTAATGTCATGAGAAACCTACTTGTATCCCAGGCAGATGAAGTGGTATTCCCCCTAATTCCAGGTGCAAAGACGAAACAGATAGACAGTTAAAGGTTAGTCCATTCTAATCTTGTTTCAACAGGAATAGGAACTATATTTTTGTTCTATCATTTAGCAGTTCCCGCATGGAACtgtaatatgggggggggggggggaaatgttcttCAAGGAAGCTTCTTTGCAGGTTTCAACAAACATCTGCCTCTGAGGACTAATCCGGAATCCACTACTAACTTGACATTAAAAGGTCATGAACTGCTCCAGACTGATGATCATCAGCAACCCAGAGTGGAAAACCTTCAGCTACTTCACTCATCTGAGACTCAGTGTCAGGATAAGCGCTCTTCCGTTCAATACAGCATATTACATAAGACATTGTTAGACCAGAATAATTACATCTGACCCTTGGAGCAACTCTGCATAAGCCAGTGGGTTGTGGTCTTCTCAGTATTTCTTAAGTTTGGCTTTCATGCTGTTTTTCATGAGAACAGAGTTTGTATATACCAGGCTCTTTCAAGTTAGCAAAGTTATACCAAACTCTTTCAAGTTAACACTCTGTTTACCACTTATGGAAGAACACAAGCTGAATCAGGTCCCATTTGTGGGCTTCCTATAGGCATCTAACTGGCCACTGTGCAAAACTAGGGCGATCTCAGGGCAGGATCACATGATAGAATTGTTCACTACTTATGCTCAAATTAGGTCATAGCATAAATTTGCAGTCATGAGACTCATGGCTAGTAGTGATTAATTTTACCAGCCAGTGGTGTAACTGcggtatatatataaatttttatatatataatttttttccacagCTGGAGTGTTGATACGTTGGTAAACTTATGTCAACAGCTTTAAAGGTATTGGTAGGTGTCACATCACCGCACCTACTGTTTGGTGAGCAGAATGGATGTGGCACCCATCTGGGTGCGGGTGCCATGTCTACtgagtgcaatgcattgcttccagaggtgccagtgcaacagaggaaaaTCTACCCGTTAGGAAACAGTACCCAACATATAGATGcattgtatattttaatttttttagtgaaAGTTAAGGGACTGCAGTGCCCCATAaaacaagacagaaaataaattggtacctGGTTATAGCCGGCCATAACAATTCAAACTGAAGAAAATGATCTGGTAATGTCAAAATACATTGGGATGCTCATCCAGGTATGCGTACCATGTGACTGCGATGCATTACACTGGAGGTAGGGGAACATTTCTCTGGTGTAATATTGGTCTCAGTAGGGCCATTTTACAGATTTGCCAGTGGCCCAAAGGCTTCACTCCCAAGGGGGAAGAGCTAAAAGGGGAGGGTGAAGTCAAAGCAGTTAATTAGCATATGTtgctcatgatgatgatgataaaagttGCTACAATCAGTTCTTGTTACCAATAAAATGGCttcaactaaacacacacacaaggtttttgaaaactgaaaaatcTCTTTGCATGATCTAGTGACCATTTATAAAAAATGGTGGGCATACCCCCCATTGGGGATGCTAGAACACCCTCAAAACACGGCAGGGTTGTCTCTTGACACTCAGATAGCACAAGGAGACTTTCAGagcaattttaatttattttcctgtttagAGACATGTGGGGAAATTTGAGGGAATGCACAAATTACCCCAGGAGTACCTAGTGCCTATCCCAATTTAAGCTGATAGCAATTTTTTGAGAAGGGCCATATTATGAATGGAACCTGTTGTGAATGAAAGAGTGGAAATGGCAACACCACTGGCTCATCCCACAGTCCACTCTGTGTCTTCTTGAGTCAATGGATGTAAACGAGGAATTATGAATGAGTGACTCCGACAGTAGCAGCGAGAAACATCTCAAAATGGCAGATGGATTGCCATGTTTGGGAAAtctttgcaatgttttttttcaaCTGTAATCAGAACTAATTAGATGATGGCCCTGTCAGACACAGGTGACCTTTAATCCCGTTCAGATTAGAGGGACACTAATAATAGCTTATTATGCAGTTCAAGATTTTCATGCATTGCCGCATCTGTCATTGAGAAATATAATGAGCACAGCAAGAATGATTTCTCTTTGTACCTTTGCTTTGAATAATATCATTAAGAAATTACCATCTGTTTTCAGGCAACATTCTTATGTTTTTATGGCTGTGCAACCCTTTGAGGGTCCTTATGAGattagaa is a window encoding:
- the LOC110086259 gene encoding purpurin — protein: MKYTQYTFLVTLISILDYCSAQPSCAVESFSVKADFDPKRYAGKWYALAKKDPEGLFLQDNISAEYTIEDDGTMIASSKGRVKLFGFWVICADMAAQYSVPDPTTPAKMFMNYQGLASYLSSGGDNYWVIDTDYDNYAITYACRSLKEDGSCDDGYALIFSRNPRGLPPAIQRVVRQKQEEICMSGQFQPVLQSGAC